The DNA segment ATCACGGTGGACGAAGCGCAGTGCATTGTGTTGTTCAACCCCACGGCGGAGCGTCTTTTCGGGTACACCTCCGCCCAGGTGACCGGCCGCCCCCTGGCGGACCTGATTCCGGCGCGCTTTCGTATGGCACATGAGGCGCACGTACGCCGGTTCGGCGTCACCGGGGTCACGGACCGGCAGATGGGCCAGCAGCGGGTACTGCATGCGCTGCGCCAGGACGGCACGGAGTTCCCCATCGAGGCTTCCATCTCCCAGACGCAGGACGGCGCCGGCAAGCTGTTTACCGTCATCCTGCGGGACACCACGGAGCGGGTGAGGGTGGAGACGGCCCTGCGGCAGTCGCGCGAGGAGCTCCAGCAACTCTCCGACCGGGTCCAGGCATCGCGGGAAGAGGAACGCCGCCGTATCGCCCGCGAGTTGCACGACGACCTGGGCCAGCGCCTGAGCGCGCTGAAGATGGACCTGGCTATCCTCGTCAGCGACCTCATGGATGCCGGAACGGCGCCTGCCTTGCTGGACCAGGCCGCCGCCATGCACCTGGTCATCGACGAAACCGTGGCTTCGGTGCGACGCATCGCCGCCGACCTGCGCCCGGCGTTGCTGGACGAGCTCGGCCTGATCCCGGCGATCGAATGGCTGGCAAAGGAGTTCTCCGCCCGCTATGGCGTCAATGTCATCACCCATGCCGCCGAGGAGGAAGACGTCGGCGAGCACGCGGCCACCGCGGTATTCCGTATCGTGCAGGAGGCGCTTAGCAATGTCGTGCAGCATGCGCAGGCCAACCGGGTCGATATCGAGCTGGTTCGCCAGGACGACCATTTTGAGCTGACCGTGCGGGACAATGGCCACGGCAATGCCGCCACGCAGCCTGCCGGTGGCGAGCGGGTATCGCTGGGGCTGGTGGGGATCCGGGAGCGCGCACGGCTGCTTGGGGGCACCGTGGCGACAAGCCAAGCGCCTGGCGAGGGCTTCTGCCTGACCGTGCGCTTTCCGTTGGCCACAGCCACAGCCACAGCCACAGCCGCGAGCGCGGAGGCAAGCCCATGATCCCCGTGATGATCGCCGACGACCACGCCGTGATGCGCGACGGGCTGCGCCACATCCTGAGCCGCGCGGGTGGCTTCGAGGTGGTGGGTGAGGCGGTGGATGGCGCTGCCGTGCTGCAGATGGCGCGCGACTGCAAGGCCCGGGTCATCCTGCTGGACCTCTCCATGCCCGGGCGCAGCGGGCTGGAGTTGATCAGGCAATTGCGCGTGGAGCAGCCCGAGCTGCGTATTCTGGTGCTGACCATGCATGCCGAGGAGCAGTACGTGGTGCGCGCGTTCCGGGCCGGGGCGGCGGGCTACCTGACCAAGGAAAGCGCGGCCACGGAGCTGGTCAGCGCGATTGGCAAGGTCGCGGCGGGGGGCACCTACGTGAGTCCCGCGATGGCCGAGAAGCTGGCCAACAGCCTGCAGGACGAGCGCCGCGAGGATCCCCACCTGCGCCTGTCGGATCGCGAGATGGAAGTCTACCGCCGCCTGGTGCTGGGCGAGCCGCTGACCGAGATCGCTGCCGCCTTGTGCGTCAGCGCCAAGACCGTAAGCACCTACAAGATGCGGTTGATGGAAAAACTGCGGTTGCCCAGCGAGGCGGCGCTGGTGCGCTATGCGATCCAGCATCGCCTGTTTGACGAAGGCGATATCTAGCTCCTGCGCTTCCCGCGCTTACCGCGCTTCCCGCGTTTGCTGCGCTTGATCTGGGACAAAGTGCGGCAGGCGCGCTGTGCCACCATGAACTGGACCGGGTCTGCCAGCAGGCATGCTCGCCAATACATGGAGCACATCATGGACTACCGGACCGTGCTGGTCGCGCTCGGAGCGGATCCCGACTGCGCATCCCGCGTCAGGATGGCTGCCGACCTGGCAGCCTCTTTTGGCGCGCATGTCACCGGCGTCAGCGCCACCGGCCTGCGCCTGGACCCGATCCGGGGCGCGGGCGATGACGCTGCGCGGCATATGGCGGCGTCGCGCGGCAGGCTGCTGTCGCAGGCCACGCTGCAGGGCGAGATACTGAGCAGCACCATGGCGGCGCAGGCGCCGGGCGTACCGTTCTCGCACCGCGTGGTGGAGGAGGAAACCGGCTGGGTCCTGGCGCAGGAGGCCCGCGTAGCCGATCTGGCCGTGATGGCTCGGCCGGTGGCAACGCAGGAAGTGGCATCGCTGGGCGCCGGGGCGGCCGAGTACGTGCTGCTTAACGCCGGCCGCCCGGTATTGCTGGTGCCGCAGGCGTTTCGCCGGCTGCATGGCGGGCACGTGGCGATCGCATGGGACGGGCAGCGCGAAGCGGCCCGGGCCGTGGCCGACGCCATGCCTTTGCTGCTGCGCGCCAGCCACGTCACCATCATCGGCGTCTGGGACGATCGCGGCGAACCGCGGGCGGACTCGGAGCCGGTGGCCGGCTTGCGGCATTACCTGCAGCGCCATGGCATCGTGGCCGGCGTGCGCAACGTGCAGAAGGCGGGGCCCGTCGCCACCTGTCTGCTCGACGCGGTTGGCGCGCTGGGGGCCGACATGCTGGTGGCCGGGGGCTACGGCCACTCGCGCATGCGCGAACTGATCATGGGCGGCACCACGCGCACGTTGATGCATCACGCGCCGGTGCCACTGTTGTTGTCGCATTGACGGAGCGCGCCATGCAGCTGCAATTTCTCGGCGCGACCGATACCGTCACGGGGTCCAAGTATGTGCTCGACACCGGCCGCAGCCGCGTGATGGTGGACTGCGGGCTGTTCCAGGGCTACAAGGCGCTGCGCCTGCGCAACTGGGACCGCTTGCCGGTCGATCCGTCCACGCTGGACGCGGTAGTGCTCACGCACGCGCATATCGACCATAGCGGATACCTGCCGCTGCTGGTGCGCAACGGCTTTCGGGGGCGGGTGTTCTGCACCATGGGCACCGCGCAGCTGTGCCAGATCCTGCTGCCCGACAGCGCGCACCTGGCGCAGGAGGACGCGCACTACGCCAACCGCAAGGGCTACTCGCGGCATCAGCCGGCGTTGCCGCTCTACGACGGCGCGGACGCCGTGCGCGCCTTGCGCCGGCTCGACCCGTTTCACTACGACACGCGGGTGCGGGTGACGCCCGACGTGGAGGCGGAGTTTCATCGCGCCGGGCATATCATCGGCTCGGCCATCGTGACGCTGCATGTGGATGGCAAGCGGATTGTGTTTTCCGGCGACCTGGGACGCCAGCACGACGTCGTGATGCGCGCCCCGGAGATCCTTCGCGAAGCGGATCACTTGCTGATCGAGTCCACCTACGGCGACCGCGCCCATCCCGCGGAGGATCCGCTCGACACGCTGGGCGAGGTCGTCAGCCGCACCATCGGGCGCGGCGGCAGCGTGGTGATTCCCGCGTTTGCCGTCGGGCGCACCCAGGCGCTGCTGTATTGCCTCTACAAGCTGCGCGAGCAAAACCGTATTCCGCAGGTGCCGGTCTACCTCAACAGCCCGATGGCGATCGACGCCACCACGATCTTCGCCCTGCACCCGGACGAACTGCGGATCGATCGCGCCGCCTGCGCGGCGGCCTGCCATATCGCCATCCTGATCCAGAGCATGCAGCAGTCCATGTGGCTGAACCGTGACCGCGCACCCAAGATCATCCTGGCCGGCAGCGGCATGGCAACCGGCGGGCGGGTGGTGCATCACCTGGAGACCTATGGCCAGGATGCGCGCAATACGATATTGCTCTCGGGCTTCCAGGCCGCCGGCACCCGCGGCGCGGCGCTGGCCTCGGGCATGCGTGAACTGCGCATCCATGGCAAGCAGGTCGCCATCCAGGCTTCGGTGGAGCAGATCACTTCACTCTCGGCCCATGCCGACGCCAATGAACTGATGACGTGGCTTGGCGGCTTCGGCGGCCCGCCCCGGCAGACCTTCGTGGTGCATGGCGAGCCGTGCGCGAGCGACGCCCTGCGCCAGCGGATCGAGCGGGAGCTGCGCTGGGCGGTCACGATGCCGGAGTATCTTCGTTCATACGCGCTGGACTAGGCGGGCATGGCAAGCGGTGGCCGGCGCCATCCCCGCCGGCGTCTCGGCGGCATTTCGGCGTCAACTCGGCGGCATCTCAGCCGGCATGGATGGCCCGCTTCTGTGTAGCGAGCGCAGGCGACTTTGACTGGTGCAGCGTCAGGAATACCGTCCAATATCCAGCAGCACGTCGCATTCCACGGTCCGATTGCCACGGGAATCGATTACTTCGCGGCCGATGATATCAACGATAGTGCTCAACTTTATCTCCTTGAAACAGTTTGGATTTGAGATCAGGACGCGCTTATTCAACCTGCGCAATTCGTAACAGGTTCGTCGTCCCAGCTGTGCCAAATGGCATGCCCGCCGCGATGACAATGGTCTCGCCTTTTTTTGCCAATCCCTCGCGTGCTGCGGTCTGGCACGCAAATACGGTCATTTCCGAGACTGCTGCAACGTCGTGGTTCACGACCGGGTGTACCCCCCACACCAGGGCAAGCTTGCGGGCGGTACTGAGCTTGGGCGTCATGCCTATAATGTGTGCTTTTGGACGTTCCCGCGCCATGCGTAAAGCGGAGTAGCCAGAGCTGGTATAAGCGACGGTGGCGGCGACACCCAGCAGGTCTACGACATTGCGCATTGCCAATCCGATTGCGTCGGCAATCTCAGCACGTGCAGGGCTATGGGATTCCTTCATCGTCTCGACGAAGAATGGATCGGCTTCGGTCTGATCAATAATGCTGCTCATCATGCGAACCGCTTCGATCGGAAACTTTCCCGATGCGGACTCGGCTGACAGCATCACCGCATCAACCCCGTCGTAGATCGCGGTTGCGACGTCCGACGCTTCTGCGCGGGTGGGCACCGGCGCATTAATCATCGACTCAAGCATTTGCGTAGCCACAATCACGGGCTTTCCCAACTGCCGACACATGCGTACGATGCGCTTTTGAATGGCCGGCACCTGCTCCGCAGGCATTTCCACCCCGAGGTCGCCACGAGCAACCATGATGGCGTCGGAAGCCTGCACGATCTGTTCGAGCTGGTTGATGGCTGCCGGCTTTTCCAGCTTCGCCAGAATTGACGCCCGGCCTTTCACGATTTCCTTGGCTTCTTCGATATCTTCGGGCCGCTGCACAAAGGAAAGCGCAACCCAGTCGATGCCCAGCGCCAGCCCGTAGTCGAGGTCTCTTCTGTCTTTCTCGGTCATTGCAGACATGGGCAAAACCACACCGGGGACATTGACCCCCTTGCGCTCTGACAGCATGCCGCCGTTAATCACCCTGGTATCAGCGAAGTCGGGGCCACAACGCTCGACTTTCAAATGGATCTTGCCATCGTCGAGCAGCAGTCTTGCGTCTTCGGTCAATGCAGCAAAAATTTCCGGATGGGGAAGCGAGACGCGGCGCTGGTCTCCTGGCTTTTTATTGTCCAGATCAAGACGAAACCGGGCACCGTTCTCCAGCATGACCGGTCCGTCAGAGAATGTGCCAATACGCAGTTTTGGCCCCTGCAAGTCGAGCAGGACGCCAATAGGACGCCTTACCTCCGCTTCAACCGTCCGGATGATGTCGAGCCGTCTCTTGTGATCCTCGTGCGTGCCATGGCTGAAGTTCATCCGGAATACGTCGACCCCGGCATGAAATAGCGCTTCAATGGTTTCCTTGGTATTGCTTGCCGGTCCGATGGTAGCGACAATTTTTGCCTTGCGATTGCGGTGCATGCCAGTCTCTCTTTAGTCCGCTGCTGTGATCAACGTCGCGCGAGAATCATTCATGTTTGTAAGGATTGCCCAGCGATGAATGCATCATGACCAGGTCGTTCCAGTTCGGGATGATTACGGTCAGCTTCCCCCGGACGACGGCCGCAGATTGCGGCTGACTTACTTTTTCCTCAATGCCGTTTGCGTTCTCTGCTTGCCGAAATACTCAAGTCCACCCTTACGTCAGCTTGCGCGCTCCCGATGCCAGAAAACCACCATCTACCGGCAAATCTACACCGGTGGTGTACCCGGCCTCATCGCCGACAAAATACATCACGGCCGCAGCAATTTCCGCAGTCGATCCATAGCGATCCATAGGAATGGCGTGGGTATATTCCTTGCGGAACTGGTCCGTGTGAAGCACGCGGGTCATCGGCGTGTCGACCGGGCCAGGCGATACCGTATTTGCAGTGATGCCATGCTCGGCGAGTTCCACGGCCATCTGCCGCGTCAGCGCAATGACTGCTCCCTTCGATGTACCGTAGGCAGTGCGCCCCGTGCCCACAGAACGCTGCCCGGCGACCGATGCCAGGTTCACGATGCGCCCCCACTTGTGCTTCAGCATCAGTCGCGCTGCATGCTGGGCGCACAGTAGCGTGCCGGTGACGTTGACATTCATCGTTGCGAGGAAATTTTCAAGCGGAAATTCCAGGAATGGAAAAACCTTTGCGATGCCGGCGCAGTTCACTAGCACATCGCAGCGGGCATGCCGGCTTTCAATTTCGGTAAAGGCCTGTGCCACGGACGCAGCATCGCCAGCGTCGATCTGTTGGGCCTCAGCGCGCAAGCCTGCTGCGCTGAGCTCCCCCGCGCGACCTTTTGCGGCTTCCATGTCGCGATCTGCGACGACTACCGTGTAGCCCGCTGCACCAAGGCGCTGACAGATTTCCGCGCCTATGCCCATAGCGCCGCCAACCACGACGGCAACGCGATCCTTATTGCTCTGATTTTGCATTCTGTTCTCCTGTGTTACAGAAAGCCGATGGAGATCCATGGCACCGCCGCGACAATGATCAATCCGACAACCATGGCGGCGATGTATCCGACGATGGGGCGAATTCCTTCGTCCGGGTGAACTTTCGAGATCGCGCATGCCGCGTAATAGCCAACCCCGAAGGGCGGCGCAAAAAGGCCGATACCCATCGACAGGATCACGACCATCGCGTAATGGACTTCGTGGATGCCGATGGCATGTGCTATTGGAAATACCAAAGGCCCGAACAGTACGATGGCCGGTATCCCTTCCAGCACGCTGCCGAGGATCACGAAAGCCAAGATGGAAACAGCCATGAAGCCTACGGCGCCGCCTGGCAGCGAGCGCATCACATCGGTGAGGGTGCGCGAAAAACCGGATTGTGTGAGCCCCCAGGCCATCGCGGTGGCCGCGCCAATGATCAAGAGAATCGCGCCGGACAGACTCGCCGTTTCCACTAGCATCGGGTACAAGCGCCGGAAGTCGAACTTGCGATAGATGAGAAGCCCGGCGACCACCGCGTAGACGATGCCGATCGTTGATACCTCCGTTGCCGTCGCGACGCCCTCGACCACGGCGGCGCGGATGATGAAGGGAAGCGCGATTGCAGGCAAGGCCACCACGAAGGCCTTTGCGATCTCGGCCCGGTTTGCCCGCGTCACCTGCGACAAGTCCTCACCGCGATAGCGCCAGAACACCACGCCGATCAATCCAATGGCGAGCACAATGCCCGGTAGCATGCCCCCTGTGAACAGGGCCGAGATCGACACGCCCGTCACCGAGCCGATCGTAATGAGTACGATGCTCGGCGGTATGGTCTCTGTCTGGGCGCCGGTTGCCGCCAGCAGGGCAACCAGATCGCCTTCCCTTGCACCGCGGTTTTTCATTTCGGGGAACAGCACCGGCGCGATCGCAGCCATGTCGGCCGCCTTGGAGCCGGAAATCCCTGATACCAGGTACATGGCGCCCACCAGCACATAGTGCAGGCCGCCGCGCACATGGCCCAGCAGGGTCGCCAGGAAGCCCACCATCGCGCGCGCCATGCCAGTCATCTCGATTAACTGCCCCAGAAACACGAACAGCGGCACCGAAAGCAGGATGAGATGGCTCATTCCCTCATCCATGCGGCCAACCACGATCAGCACCGGCGTCGTGGTGGTCAGCATGATGTATCCCAGCGTGGCCAGACCGAATGCAAATGCGATCGGCACGCCGGCAAAGACACAGGCCGCGACCACGACAACAAAGAAAATCACCAGATTAAAGTTGCCGAGCTTCTGGAATAGCGGTTGCAGCATCCACATGCCGACTATTAACACCGCCGCGAGCGCAAGCGCCTTGCCCACGGTCTTTCGGTCGGAGAACTGGGCCAGGCGCAACAAGGAAAGTAGCGCCATCATGCCAAAACCCACAGCCATAGCCGCTACGCGCCAGCTATTCGCGATATCCAGTGCCGGCGTGCTGATCATGGCTTCCTCTTGCGCATACTCCAGCGCATGTGGCAGCACTAGCAACAGAAACACCAGCGCAGCCACCGTTGCCAGCACGTCGACGAATGCGCGCGTGGCTGGAGAAAGCTTGCCTACCACAGCTGTCATACGCATGTGCTCGCCTTTTTCGAAGGCTACGGCGGAGCCCAGCATGGCCAGCCACAGGAACAGGATGGAGGCAAGTTCATCTGACCAGATCAGTGGGGTGTGGAAAACGTAGCGGCCGATCACTCCGGCCAGTAGAACGAAAATTTCTACCGCCACTAGCAGCGCGGCAGGTACCGCCAGGCAGTGCCCGAGCAGGCGTTGTAAGCGCGCCGCGCCGGCGCTGATGGCGTCTCGCGGCTGATTTGCCGCGGCATTCGTGCGTGCGATGTGCATGGCTCACCCCAATTTTCCGGTGTACTTCTCCAACATCGCCCATGCTTCCTCGCCGTATTTCTTGCGCCACTCGGCATAAAAACCCGACTTCGACAGCATGGCGCGGAACGCAGCCGGATCCGGCGTGTTGAAGACCATTCCCTTTGCCTGCAGATCGCTGTGTAGCGAGGTGTTCAACCTGGCGACGTCGCCACGCATGTCTAGGGCCGAGCGGTTAAGGTGTTGCGCCACGATCGGTCGTACCTTTTCCGGCAAGCGGTTCCATGCTTTCACGCTGCTCATGCACCAGTAGCCATCCCACATGTGATTCGTCATGGAGCAATACTTCTGCACTTCGTAGAGTTTGGCGATCGAGATGATAGACAGCGGGTTTTCCTGGCCATCAACGACCTTGGTTTGCAGCGACGAGTACACTTCGGCGAAATTGATTGAAGCCGGCGCCGCGCCAAGATGCTGGAACAGTGATGTCCACAGCGGGCTCACCGGGACGCGTATCTTCAGGTTTTTGAGATCACTGGGCGTGTTAATCGGTCGAACGCTGTTGGTGATCTGGCGGAAGCCCGAACTCCAGATATTGTCCATGGCCATCAGCCCGACTTTGGTGAACTGACTGCGCAGGAATTTGCCCAGATCGCCGTCCAGTGCCTTGTGCACGGCGTCGTCGTTAGGGAAAGCAAAGCCTAGCCCGTACATCGACGACACCGCTACCAGCTGTGATAAGACATTCACTCCGGAGACAGTGAAAAAATCAATGGCTCCGGCTCGCAATTGAGACAGCATGTCGGCATCGTTTCCGAGCTGATTGTTTGGGAAGACGTTGATTTGTACCTGTCCTCCCGTTTCCTTCACGATGCGTTCGGCTGCCTCGTTGGCGCGAATGTTCAGCGGATGGTTTGCCGGCAGGTTGGTGCCGAACTTGAGACGGATTTCAGCGGCGCGAGCGGACTTCGGCATGATCAGCGCTGGAGCGGCCACTGCAGCTACGGCGCTGATCAGGACTTGACGGCGTGTGAATCGATTCATGGTTTTTGTCTCCTTATCGTTCTGATAACATCTTTGTGTTTCTACACTTCAGTTCCGTGCAGTTCCGTGTAGAGCTTTGACAAAGTAATCGGGCTGGCCCATCTGGCCGCCCTTCAGTGCAATCTCCAGGTCGGCAAGATGCGGCTGATCCGAAAGCACACGGCACAGCGGGGCACCAGGCGCAAGGCGGGCGGCAACTACCAAAGCGTCGGGCGCTAGGTGCTGGGTGACATGGCTGGAGGTGTCGCCGCCCGAAACGAGCAGGCGCTTGATGCGCACCGCACGTAATACGCCATCGACAAGGCGGCCTAAGCGCTGTGCAAGCAGCCGCCCGCCAACGTGCTTGGCCATGTCCTTGCTCATGCCTTGTCCTATCAGCAGCGATGTCATTGCCGCGATCCGGTTATCGTCGGGACCGCGGGCGGTATGTGCCATGACGCTACGCCCCGCACGCAATGCCGCCACCGCCTCGCCATGCAGGCGCTCCAACTCGGCTTCCCATCGTTCATCCGCGACCAGGCTGGATGCATCTACAGCAAGGTCGACGAATCCATGTGCAATGGCGGCGTCGACCTGCATCTTGCTTAGTGGCGAAGCGCTGCCGGACACGGCGAGCACCTGCGGGATGGCTTTGAAGTATTCATATTGCGTGGTATCCACGGCGGCTGCCTTTCCTGCCTCGCGCCACCATTGGGTCATCGCGTATTCCAGTCCCGATGAGCCGACACAGAACAGCGGACGGGAGCGGCCGGCGCTGAGACGTTCAAGTAGGCGTCCGACTTGCGTCAGATGGGCTGAGGTAGTTCCATCGAAAAC comes from the Cupriavidus basilensis genome and includes:
- a CDS encoding PAS domain-containing sensor histidine kinase, producing the protein MATNEPPSPNLPSARKASLHATLGELAAGGAVLALLLLLALWFITVLAPRPGGLAAPMLGAWGLAVAVVLSLLLVRLRRLRRAGEDNLARIQDSEARLAGIIRSSMEAIITVDEAQCIVLFNPTAERLFGYTSAQVTGRPLADLIPARFRMAHEAHVRRFGVTGVTDRQMGQQRVLHALRQDGTEFPIEASISQTQDGAGKLFTVILRDTTERVRVETALRQSREELQQLSDRVQASREEERRRIARELHDDLGQRLSALKMDLAILVSDLMDAGTAPALLDQAAAMHLVIDETVASVRRIAADLRPALLDELGLIPAIEWLAKEFSARYGVNVITHAAEEEDVGEHAATAVFRIVQEALSNVVQHAQANRVDIELVRQDDHFELTVRDNGHGNAATQPAGGERVSLGLVGIRERARLLGGTVATSQAPGEGFCLTVRFPLATATATATAASAEASP
- a CDS encoding response regulator transcription factor — translated: MIPVMIADDHAVMRDGLRHILSRAGGFEVVGEAVDGAAVLQMARDCKARVILLDLSMPGRSGLELIRQLRVEQPELRILVLTMHAEEQYVVRAFRAGAAGYLTKESAATELVSAIGKVAAGGTYVSPAMAEKLANSLQDERREDPHLRLSDREMEVYRRLVLGEPLTEIAAALCVSAKTVSTYKMRLMEKLRLPSEAALVRYAIQHRLFDEGDI
- a CDS encoding universal stress protein — translated: MDYRTVLVALGADPDCASRVRMAADLAASFGAHVTGVSATGLRLDPIRGAGDDAARHMAASRGRLLSQATLQGEILSSTMAAQAPGVPFSHRVVEEETGWVLAQEARVADLAVMARPVATQEVASLGAGAAEYVLLNAGRPVLLVPQAFRRLHGGHVAIAWDGQREAARAVADAMPLLLRASHVTIIGVWDDRGEPRADSEPVAGLRHYLQRHGIVAGVRNVQKAGPVATCLLDAVGALGADMLVAGGYGHSRMRELIMGGTTRTLMHHAPVPLLLSH
- a CDS encoding MBL fold metallo-hydrolase RNA specificity domain-containing protein, with the protein product MQLQFLGATDTVTGSKYVLDTGRSRVMVDCGLFQGYKALRLRNWDRLPVDPSTLDAVVLTHAHIDHSGYLPLLVRNGFRGRVFCTMGTAQLCQILLPDSAHLAQEDAHYANRKGYSRHQPALPLYDGADAVRALRRLDPFHYDTRVRVTPDVEAEFHRAGHIIGSAIVTLHVDGKRIVFSGDLGRQHDVVMRAPEILREADHLLIESTYGDRAHPAEDPLDTLGEVVSRTIGRGGSVVIPAFAVGRTQALLYCLYKLREQNRIPQVPVYLNSPMAIDATTIFALHPDELRIDRAACAAACHIAILIQSMQQSMWLNRDRAPKIILAGSGMATGGRVVHHLETYGQDARNTILLSGFQAAGTRGAALASGMRELRIHGKQVAIQASVEQITSLSAHADANELMTWLGGFGGPPRQTFVVHGEPCASDALRQRIERELRWAVTMPEYLRSYALD
- the pyk gene encoding pyruvate kinase — protein: MHRNRKAKIVATIGPASNTKETIEALFHAGVDVFRMNFSHGTHEDHKRRLDIIRTVEAEVRRPIGVLLDLQGPKLRIGTFSDGPVMLENGARFRLDLDNKKPGDQRRVSLPHPEIFAALTEDARLLLDDGKIHLKVERCGPDFADTRVINGGMLSERKGVNVPGVVLPMSAMTEKDRRDLDYGLALGIDWVALSFVQRPEDIEEAKEIVKGRASILAKLEKPAAINQLEQIVQASDAIMVARGDLGVEMPAEQVPAIQKRIVRMCRQLGKPVIVATQMLESMINAPVPTRAEASDVATAIYDGVDAVMLSAESASGKFPIEAVRMMSSIIDQTEADPFFVETMKESHSPARAEIADAIGLAMRNVVDLLGVAATVAYTSSGYSALRMARERPKAHIIGMTPKLSTARKLALVWGVHPVVNHDVAAVSEMTVFACQTAAREGLAKKGETIVIAAGMPFGTAGTTNLLRIAQVE
- a CDS encoding SDR family NAD(P)-dependent oxidoreductase; this translates as MQNQSNKDRVAVVVGGAMGIGAEICQRLGAAGYTVVVADRDMEAAKGRAGELSAAGLRAEAQQIDAGDAASVAQAFTEIESRHARCDVLVNCAGIAKVFPFLEFPLENFLATMNVNVTGTLLCAQHAARLMLKHKWGRIVNLASVAGQRSVGTGRTAYGTSKGAVIALTRQMAVELAEHGITANTVSPGPVDTPMTRVLHTDQFRKEYTHAIPMDRYGSTAEIAAAVMYFVGDEAGYTTGVDLPVDGGFLASGARKLT
- a CDS encoding TRAP transporter large permease subunit, whose amino-acid sequence is MHIARTNAAANQPRDAISAGAARLQRLLGHCLAVPAALLVAVEIFVLLAGVIGRYVFHTPLIWSDELASILFLWLAMLGSAVAFEKGEHMRMTAVVGKLSPATRAFVDVLATVAALVFLLLVLPHALEYAQEEAMISTPALDIANSWRVAAMAVGFGMMALLSLLRLAQFSDRKTVGKALALAAVLIVGMWMLQPLFQKLGNFNLVIFFVVVVAACVFAGVPIAFAFGLATLGYIMLTTTTPVLIVVGRMDEGMSHLILLSVPLFVFLGQLIEMTGMARAMVGFLATLLGHVRGGLHYVLVGAMYLVSGISGSKAADMAAIAPVLFPEMKNRGAREGDLVALLAATGAQTETIPPSIVLITIGSVTGVSISALFTGGMLPGIVLAIGLIGVVFWRYRGEDLSQVTRANRAEIAKAFVVALPAIALPFIIRAAVVEGVATATEVSTIGIVYAVVAGLLIYRKFDFRRLYPMLVETASLSGAILLIIGAATAMAWGLTQSGFSRTLTDVMRSLPGGAVGFMAVSILAFVILGSVLEGIPAIVLFGPLVFPIAHAIGIHEVHYAMVVILSMGIGLFAPPFGVGYYAACAISKVHPDEGIRPIVGYIAAMVVGLIIVAAVPWISIGFL
- a CDS encoding TRAP transporter substrate-binding protein, which translates into the protein MNRFTRRQVLISAVAAVAAPALIMPKSARAAEIRLKFGTNLPANHPLNIRANEAAERIVKETGGQVQINVFPNNQLGNDADMLSQLRAGAIDFFTVSGVNVLSQLVAVSSMYGLGFAFPNDDAVHKALDGDLGKFLRSQFTKVGLMAMDNIWSSGFRQITNSVRPINTPSDLKNLKIRVPVSPLWTSLFQHLGAAPASINFAEVYSSLQTKVVDGQENPLSIISIAKLYEVQKYCSMTNHMWDGYWCMSSVKAWNRLPEKVRPIVAQHLNRSALDMRGDVARLNTSLHSDLQAKGMVFNTPDPAAFRAMLSKSGFYAEWRKKYGEEAWAMLEKYTGKLG
- a CDS encoding four-carbon acid sugar kinase family protein, producing MDAKSQLRLAFYGDDFTGSTDALEVLAFAGLRCALFLKPPSVETLNALGSFDAIGVAGDSRSMSPEEMDQTLPHTLGALAALPVPLVHYKVCSTFDSSAAVGSIGRVMDLARKAFGAGPIPIVAATPALGRYCAFGHLFARSGTDGLVYRLDRHPIMSRHPTTPMSEADLAAHLGAQTRQAIANFTLPLYEAGHPAMDSELAGISSSESGGIVFDGTTSAHLTQVGRLLERLSAGRSRPLFCVGSSGLEYAMTQWWREAGKAAAVDTTQYEYFKAIPQVLAVSGSASPLSKMQVDAAIAHGFVDLAVDASSLVADERWEAELERLHGEAVAALRAGRSVMAHTARGPDDNRIAAMTSLLIGQGMSKDMAKHVGGRLLAQRLGRLVDGVLRAVRIKRLLVSGGDTSSHVTQHLAPDALVVAARLAPGAPLCRVLSDQPHLADLEIALKGGQMGQPDYFVKALHGTARN